The following coding sequences lie in one Sorghum bicolor cultivar BTx623 chromosome 6, Sorghum_bicolor_NCBIv3, whole genome shotgun sequence genomic window:
- the LOC8155383 gene encoding beta-fructofuranosidase, insoluble isoenzyme 2: MRVVGMVAWACIWLLLLQLAGASHVVYDENLEVEAAAAAVPPSIVDPLLRTGYHFQPRKNWINDPNAPLYYKGWYHIFYQYNPKGAVWGNIVWGHSVSRDLINWVALKPAIEPSIPSDKYGCWSGSATTLPDGTPAIMYTGVNRPDVNYQVQNIAYPRNKSDPLLREWVKPSHNPIIVPKAGVNATQFRDPTTAWRHADGGGHWRLLIGSLEGAARGVAYVYRSRDFKRWTRVRRPLHSAATGMWECPDFYPLSTAGRRMGVETSSSSAAAAGSRRRQANKYVLKNSLDLRRYDYYTIGTYDPAAERYVPDDPAGDERHLRYDYGNFYASKTFYDPAKRRRILWGWANESDTAADDVAKGWAGIQAIPRTVWLDPSGKQLLQWPIEEVEALRGKSVTLKNRVIKPGQHVEVTGIQTAQADVEVSFEVPSLAGAEALDDPALAGDAQRLCGARGAAVEGGVGPFGLWVLASANREERTAVFFRVFRPARGGGKPVVLMCTDPCKSSLDPNLYQPTFAGFVDTDISNGKISLRSLIDRSVVESFGAGGKTCILSRVYPSLAIGKNARLYVFNNGKADVKVSSLTAWEMKKPLMNGA; this comes from the exons ATGAGGGTGGTTGGAATGGTTGCTTGGGCATGCATATGGCTGCTGCTCCTGCAGCTCGCCGGGGCTTCTCATGTCGTCTACGATGAGAACCTCGAGGTGGAGGCGGCGGCAGCCGCCGTGCCGCCCTCCATTGTCGACCCCCTGCTGAGGACAGGGTACCATTTCCAGCCTCGCAAGAACTGGATCAATG ATCCCAACG CTCCATTGTACTACAAGGGGTGGTACCACATCTTCTACCAATACAACCCCAAAGGCGCCGTGTGGGGCAACATCGTGTGGGGCCACTCGGTGTCGCGAGACCTCATCAACTGGGTGGCCCTGAAGCCGGCGATCGAGCCCAGCATCCCGTCCGACAAGTACGGCTGCTGGTCAGGGTCGGCGACCACGCTCCCCGACGGCACGCCGGCGATCATGTACACGGGCGTGAACCGTCCCGACGTGAACTACCAGGTGCAGAACATCGCGTACCCTCGGAACAAGTCGGACCCGCTGCTCCGGGAGTGGGTGAAGCCCTCGCACAACCCGATCATCGTCCCCAAGGCCGGCGTCAACGCGACGCAGTTCCGGGACCCCACCACGGCGTGGCGCCacgccgacggcggcggccaCTGGCGGCTGCTCATCGGCAGCCTGGAGGGCGCCGCCCGCGGCGTGGCGTACGTGTACCGGAGCCGCGACTTCAAGCGGTGGACGCGGGTCCGGCGGCCGCTGCACTCGGCGGCCACGGGGATGTGGGAGTGCCCGGACTTCTACCCGCTCAGCACGGCCGGCCGGCGCATGGGTGTCgagacgtcgtcgtcgtcggcggcggcggcgggctctCGCCGTCGTCAGGCGAACAAGTACGTGCTGAAGAACAGCCTGGACCTGCGGCGGTACGACTACTACACCATCGGCACGTACGACCCGGCGGCGGAGCGGTACGTGCCGGACGAccccgccggcgacgagcgccaCCTGCGGTACGACTACGGCAACTTCTACGCGTCCAAGACGTTCTACGACCCGGCGAAGCGGCGGCGGATCCTGTGGGGCTGGGCCAACGAGTCCGACACCGCCGCCGACGACGTCGCCAAAGGGTGGGCTGGGATTCAGGCGATTCCGAGGACGGTGTGGCTGGATCCCAGCGGGAAGCAGCTGCTGCAGTGGCCTATCGAGGAAGTGGAGGCGCTCAGAGGCAAGTCGGTCACTCTCAAGAACAGGGTGATCAAGCCAGGACAGCACGTCGAGGTGACCGGGATACAAACGGCACAG GCTGACGTGGAGGTGAGCTTCGAGGTGCCGAGCCTGGCGGGAGCGGAGGCGCTGGACGACCCGGCGCTCGCCGGCGACGCGCAGCGGCTGTGCGGCGCCAGGGGCGCCGCCGTGGAGGGCGGCGTCGGACCGTTCGGGCTCTGGGTGCTGGCCTCCGCCAACCGGGAGGAGAGGACCGCCGTGTTCTTCAGGGTGTTCAGgcccgcgcgcggcggcggcaagccggtggtgctcatGTGCACCGACCCCTGCAA GTCATCTCTGGACCCGAACCTGTACCAGCCGACGTTTGCAGGTTTTGTGGACACAGACATTTCTAACGGCAAGATCTCTCTGAGAAGCCtg ATCGACCGGTCGGTTGTTGAGAGCTTTGGAGCCGGGGGCAAGACGTGCATCCTCTCCAGGGTCTACCCGTCGCTCGCCATCGGCAAGAACGCCCGCCT